From the Deltaproteobacteria bacterium genome, the window CGACGCCGTGACTTTCCTGGCGCGCAATCCGTCCTGGGACATCGCAGTGCTGCAGGGCGCCACCGTTGCCGCCCACATCGACCCCTCGCCCGGCGGACCGGTCGTCGTGCTGGAAACCCTGCACGGCATCGTCTGGCCACTCCAAGCCGACCCCGACGCCATCCCAAAACCGGCCGGGGGACTGGGAGGTATCCTGGCGGCAGCCAACGAAGTAATCCAGGTGAAGAACGACCAGATCCTCTTCATCGTCCTGGGCATTATCTTCATTCTCTGTGCCGTGACTTATCGTTCCATCCTGGCTGGAGTGATTTTTGTCATGTCCCTTATTCTGGCCAACTTCTTAGCCTTCACTTATATGGTTTTCAAAAACATCGGCCTTAACATCAATACCTTCCCGGTGGTCTCCCTGGGCATCGGTCTGGGAGTCGATTACGGGCTCTATATCGTCAGCCGCATCATCGAGGTCTATAAAGAGGAGCAAGACCTGGCCAAGGCGGTCCGCGGCGGCATCATCACCTCGGGTCGGGCGGTATTCTTTACGGCCACCATGATGACCGCCGGGGTCATCTTCTGGTATTTCTCTCCGCTTAGGTTTCAGGCGGAGATGGGCATATTGCTTGGGATTCTCATGATGGTCAATATGGTGGTCGGCGTTCTGGTGCTCCCGGCGGTCATCAACATCATCAAGCCAAAATTCATCACAAAAGGAGGTGAAAACAATGGAGGATATCGCATTCCTCCGGGAACGCTACCGAAATGATAGGTTCAAGGTACAAGGCAAAAGGTACAAGGTTAAAAAACAGAAAGATAAGACCTAAGAGACAAAATGCAGGGTTCAAGGAAAGATCTTATGCCATATCCCGTATATCTTACACCTTGGACCTTATACCGTTTTTTAAACTTCGAAAGGAGGAAAGGAATGTTAATAAAGAGTGTAAAAGGAATGTTGGTAAGCCTGGTGTGCCTGGTATCCCTGGCCCTTTTCATTCCCCACCAGGGGCTGGCCTTTGACAAAATCACCTTCGGGGACAAGCAGGAGCTGACGGTCTGGGGCTGGCTCCGGAATAACACCGGTGTTTTTTTTGACAAACAGCCCTATCAACAGAATGACGACCGTCTGGCCACAGAAAGAACGTGGCTGCGCACCTATGCCGATTGGAAAATATCCGATCAATTTAAGTTCTGGACGGCCATCCAGTTTGCCTATGAGCCCTGGTACGCAGTTGAGGACGGGTCGGTGAGCAAAAAGGGCGGCGAGGAATACAGTGAATACAAGAACCTGAACGATGTCATCCGGGAGGCCTATTTTGAGTGGAGTCCCAACAA encodes:
- a CDS encoding MMPL family transporter, coding for DAVTFLARNPSWDIAVLQGATVAAHIDPSPGGPVVVLETLHGIVWPLQADPDAIPKPAGGLGGILAAANEVIQVKNDQILFIVLGIIFILCAVTYRSILAGVIFVMSLILANFLAFTYMVFKNIGLNINTFPVVSLGIGLGVDYGLYIVSRIIEVYKEEQDLAKAVRGGIITSGRAVFFTATMMTAGVIFWYFSPLRFQAEMGILLGILMMVNMVVGVLVLPAVINIIKPKFITKGGENNGGYRIPPGTLPK